DNA sequence from the Corynebacterium yudongzhengii genome:
CCCGGTTCCGGAAGGGCACACGGAGATGAGCTACTTGCGCGCTGAGACGTGGCGGCGGGCGCAGCATCGCTACGCCCATCACCCAGAGGCAGTCCGCGATAAAGCCCGCAGCCAGATCGAACACGAGCTGAGCGTGATCGAGCAGCTCAACTTCCCCGGCTATTTCCTCATCGTCTGCGATCTGGTCGATTTCTGCGCTCGCGCGAACATCCTATGCCAGGGCCGGGGATCGGCGGCGAACTCCGCGGTGTGCTTCTCGCTGGGGATCACCAACGCCGAACCTATCGGCGCCGGCCTGCTGTTCGAGCGTTTCCTCTCCCCGGAGCGTGACGGGCCGCCGGATATTGATATCGACATTGAATCCGGCCGGCGCGAGGAAGTCATCCAGTACGTCTACGCCACCCACGGGCGCGAGCGTGCCGCCCAGGTCGCGAACGTGATTACCTACCGTCGCAAAGGGGCACTGCGCGATGCCACCCGGGCGCTGGGCTATCCGCGCGGGGTGGAAGACGCCTGGTCGAAAGGGTTGAGCGCCCCGCCCCAGGACGTCGCCGAGCTCGCCGCCCAGTTCGAACGCCACCCGCGTCATCTCGGGATCCACTCCGGGGGCATGGTCATCTGTGATCGGCCTATCGCCGATGTCGTGCCCACCGAATGGGCCCGGATGGAGGGCCGTTCCGTCATCCAATGGGACAAGGACGACGCGGCGTCGGCCGGGCTGGTGAAGTTCGACCTGCTGGGCCTCGGCATGCTCGAGGCGCTTCACCACATGATTGACCTAGTGGCGGAGGCCGGTGTGCAGGTCAACCTCTGGGAGCTCGACCTCGCCGATGACAAGGTCTACGACATGCTCAGCCGCGCCGACGCCGTCGGCGTCTTCCAGGTGGAATCCCGCGCCCAGCTGGCCACCCTGCCTAGGCTGCGGCCGCGGGAGTTCTTCGACCTCGTCGTCGAAGTCGCCCTCATCAGACCCGGCCCGATCCAGGGCGGTTCCGTGCACCCGTATATCCGCCGCCGCAACGGCGAGGAACCTGTCACCTACGATCACCCGGTGTTAAAGAAAGCGTTGGCGAAAACCCTGGGGATCCCGCTGTTTCAGGAACAGCTCATGCAGATCGCGGTCGATGCCGCCGGCTTCAGCGGCGCGGAGGCCGATTCGTTGCGCCGGGCGATGGGCTCGAAGCGCTCCGTCGAGAAGATGGAGGCACTGCATGCCCGTTTCACTGAGGGGCTGAAAGAGACCAACAACATTACCGGCGAGGTCGCCGAGGTCCTCTGGAACAAGATCGTCGCCTTCGCCGCCTACGGTTTCCCCGAATCGCATGCGCAGTCTTTCGCCTCGCTGGTGTATTTTTCCGCCTGGTTCAAATGCCACTACCCGGCGCAGTTCTGCGTCGGGCTTCTGCGGGCCCAGCCGATGGGTTTTTATTCCCCGCAGTCGCTCATCCAGGACGCCCGCCGCCACGGCATCACCATCCTGCCGGTTTGCGTCAACCACTCCGGTGCGCAAGCCCGGGTCGTCGACGGCGCGATCCGCATCGGGCTCAACCTCATCAAAGGACTCGGGCAGAAGGCGGCCGAAAGGATCGAGGCGCACGCCCCCTATGACTCCGTGGCGGATGTGGCCCGGCGAGCGGAGCTTAGCGTCGCGCAGGCCGAGGCGCTCGCGCGCGCCGGGGCGCTCGATATCTTTGGGCTCACCCGCCGGCAGGCGCAGTGGCAGGCCGGGGTGGCCGCCACCGAGAAACACGGCATGCTGCCGGGGATGTCGGCGATCTCCGCCCCGGCGCTGCCGGGCATGAACTCCTTCGAGATGATGGTCGCCGACATCGCCTCGACCGGGGTGAGCCATGACCGCCAGCCCATGGCAATGCTGCGCTCCCAACTTGCCGCCGCCGGGGTGTGCACGGCCGCGGAGCTTAGCACCGTGGAAGACGGCACGCGGGTACGCGTCGCCGGGGTAATCACCCACCGCCAGCGCCCCCAGACCGCCTCCGGGCTGACGTTTTTGGGGCTGGAAGATGAGACCGGGCTGATCAACGCGATGATCTCCGTCGGGCTCTGGGCGCGCCAAAAGAGGTTGGCGCGCACCGCGAAGGCGCTCATCATCCGCGGCCAAGTCCAGAACGCCTCGGGCGCGGTCACGCTCGTGGCGGATCGCCTCGAAGACATCGACGTCGGGCAGTGGCTCTCACGCGGTGCGCGGGACTTTCGCTGAGACTCTCACCGAGCGCCAGTGGTGCACCACGAGCACCACGGCGAAGATCAGCCCGTAGATCACCGCCATCGTGGCGGAGGTGGCCACGTTCAACACGAGCGCGAAGAAGAACCCACTCGTAGCCGCCACGGCGGCGATCACCAGGGTCCAGATCGTCAGCGGCGCCAGCCGGGTACAGAAGACCTGCGCCGTCGCCGCTGGGGCGATCACCAGCGCGATGACCAAGAGGGCGCCGGCGGCATAGAACGCCGCTGTCACCGTCAGCGCCACGATGAGCATGTACACGCCGTGGATCAGGCCCCGCCGAATCCCCAGCACGCTCGCCCCGTCCGGGTCGAAGGTGGAGATCACCAGCTGAGGCCACAACGCCGCCAACACCACGACGTTGAACAGCAACACCGCCAGCATGATGTAGAGATACGTCGGCCCGAGATCGAGGCCGCCGATCACCAGCCGGTCGAAGGCCACCAGGTTCAAATCCCCGACCAACACGGTGTGGGTATCCAGATGCAGCGAGGCGAACTCGCTGGAGACGATGATGACGCCCACGGCGAAAAGCGCGGGAAACACCAGCCCCAAGGGAGCGTCGCCAGCCACTAACCCGGTGTTTTTCAGCCACTCCGTACCCACGACCACGACCAGCCCCGCGATGGTCGCGCCGAGGAGCAAAAGAGGCGATTGCAGATCGCGGGTAAAGAAATAGCCGAGCACGATGCCGGGGAAGACGGCGTGGCCGAGGCCGTCGATAAGCATGGACTGCTGGCGCAGCACCACGAAAATCCCGGACAGCGCGCTGGTCAGGGCGGTGGCTAAGGCGACTACCCAGACACTGAGGAGGAACATGCCGCCTCCTTTCTCACACCGCGCCGCTGCCGGCGCGCCCGCGGCGAAAGTGTTAGCGAGACCACCATGAGCACGGCCAAAACGATGACGATGATCGGACCGGTGGGCAAAGGCCCGTAGGCCAAGGAGAGATAGGAGCCCACGAGCGAGGCCACCAGCCCGACTACCCCGGAGAGCAGCGCCATCGATGACGGCCTTCCGGTCCACTGGCGGGCGATGACCGGAGGGGTGATCACGAAGGCGACCATCAAGACCAGCCCCACGGTTTTGACGCCAATGACGGTGGCGACCACGATCGACGCGGTGAGCAGAAGATCGAGCACACCTGCCCGAAAGCCCAAAAGGCGCGACTGATCGGGGTCGAAGGTGTGCAGGATGAGTTCCTTAAACACCACCACGACCACCGCGAGCACCACGGCGGAGATCAGCAGCGAGATGTGCAGATCCGAGCGGGTGATCGAGGCGGCGTTGCCGAACAGGTAGTCCTGGATGCCGCCTTTGTCCGGATAAGGGTTTTGGGAAATGTGCTGCATAAGCACCATGCCGAAGCCGAACGTGGTGGATAAGACGATGGCCATGGCGGCGTCGTGGCGCACGGTGGTTAGCCGGGAGATCCACCGGGTGAGATACACCGCTGCGGTGCCCACGATAACCGCGCCCAGAAGAAGGCCCGCGAGGTGGCGCAGCGGCAGGCCGGCGGCGCTTAATGCGAGGAAGGCGATCATGGTGCCGGGCAGGGCGGCGTGGGAGATGACGTCGGCAAGCATCGCTTGGCGACGCAAATACGTAAACACCCCCAACGTTCCCGCGGTGGCGCCGATTATGGCGCTGGTCGCGGTGGTCATGAGGTAGGTGTGGTTGGTCACCATCTGCGCGAATTGTTCCCAGAGGGTCATGCTAGGAAAACTCCGGAAGGTCGTAGGCGTAGGCGAGGGTCGATTGATCGAGGACGTTGCGCCCGGCGGCGACGAGCTCACCCTGTTTGAGCACCACGGCGTAGTCGCACAGCTCGCGCACGGTGCCGAGGTCGTGGTGGACGATCAGGATGGTGGTGTCTCTAAGCTGGCGCAAGACGTCGATAATTGCGGCCTCACTGGCGAGATCGATGCCGGCGAAAGGCTCGTCGAGCACCAGCATCCGGGGTTCCTGCACGAGCGCGCGGGCCAGAAACACCCGCTGGCGCTGCCCGCCCGAGAGCTGCCCGATCTGCCGGTGGGCGAGATCCTCGACCCCGGTCATCTCCATGGCTTTAATAGCTTCTCGACGCTCCCGCCGCCCCGGTCGCCGAAACCACCCCAGGCGGCCGTAGGTGCCCATGAGCACCACGTCGGCGACGGTGACTGGGAAGTCGAGGTCCACCGCGGAAGACTGCGGCATGTACCCCACGAGCCCGCCGGAGGCTAAGACCTCGCGCTGGGGCTGGTCGAAAAACGAGACCGTGCCGCTGTGCGGGGTGAGTCCGAGTATGGCTTTGGCGAAGGTCGATTTGCCGCTGCCGTTGGGCCCGATGAGCCCGGTGATGCTGCCTTCGGGGACCGTGCAGCTGATCTCCTTCAGTGCGCGCGTGGTGCCGTAGGTGACGCTGAGGTCGGTGACAGCCAGCGCGACACTCACCGGTTGAGCTCCTCCGAGATCACGGTGGCGTTGTGCAGCAGCGCGCCGATGTGCGTATCGACGGGCGCCTCCGGGCCCAGCGTGTCCGCGAAGAGTTCCTCATCCGAGATGCGCACGTCGTGTCCGCGCGCGGCGATGGCTTCCTTGAGGGCGGTCACGGCCTGCGGGTTGGCCTGGTTGTCCTGGAAGATGACCGGCACCTCGCGCTCGGCGATGAAGTCGGCGAGCTCGGAAAGCTCGGTGGCCGAGAGGCTGGCCTCGGTGGAGATCACGTCGGTGGCGTGGACCTCGAGGTCGAAGGACTCGCCGAAGTAGTTGAACGCGTCGTGGCCGGTGACCAACACGCGCGGCGCGTCGAGGTCGTTGAGGTGCTCTGCGGCCTCGGCGGCGGCGTCGGCGAATTCCTTCTGGTAGGCCTCGGCGTTGTCCTCGTATTCCTCGGCGTTGTCGGGGTCGATCTCGCGGAGGTGGTCGGCGACGACGTCGATAACCACCGACCACGCCTCCGAAGAGTTCCAGATGTGCGGGTCGTAGTAGTCGTCCTCGCCGGGCAGAAGCATCTCTTCGGGCAGCTCTTCGCCGACGGCCACCTGGCTCTCGCCGAGGGAGGAGAGCTGGTCGGTCATCTGCGCCTCGAGGTTGAGGCCGTTCCACAGCACGGCGTCGGAGTCGCGCAGCTTCTGGATATCGGGGGTGGTCGGCTGGTAGGTGTGCGGATCCCCGCCGGGGCCGACCATGGTGGTGATCTCCGCCTCCGGGGCGATATGCGCCGCGGTATCAGCGAGGTAGCCGGTGGTGGCGTAGATGGTCAGCGGGCCCTCGCCGCCGCCTGATTCCGCCTCCGTCGAGCAGGCCGCAAGGCCCAGCCCCGCCGCCGGGATGACCACCAGAGCCACGGGCAGGTGAACTCGTTTCATTTTTCTCCCTTACATAGAAGTTCAAGTAGATGAACTAAAATCTAGCACAGCGTGAAATGGCGGGATAGTTCACCCGGCTAGGATGGGAGACTATGCACGTCAATGACCTGCCCGAGATCACGCAGGACTACCTCAAAGTCATCTGGAACATCGTCGAAACCACCGGCGAACCCGCCGCCGCGGGCAAGATCTCCCAGGCCACGGGGCAGAAGAAGTCGACCACCTCGGAGGCGCTCAAAAGGCTCGCCGAGCAAGGCCTGGTCAACCACGAGCCCTATACCGGCATTACCCTGACCGACCTCGGCGATCAGCTCGCCGCCGCGATGGTCTGGCGCCACCGCCTCATCGAGGTCTTCCTCGTCGAAGTCCTCGGCTACCGCTGGGACGAGGTCCACGACGACGCCGAAATCCTCGAGCACTCCGTCACCGACCGCTTCATGGAGCGCCTCGACGCCCATCTAGGTCACCCCGCCCGCGACCCCCACGGCGATCCCATCCCGCGCAGCGACAACCCCGGCGAGCCGCTGTCGCACATTACCCTCGCGGAGGCGGA
Encoded proteins:
- a CDS encoding error-prone DNA polymerase, coding for MVWGVRFNGGVPLNWSRFECILAGRSGPTPIPASTPERTHGPAGVSRPFAELHAVSNYSFLGGASSPRELVYRAHELGIRALGLVDRDGFYGAVQFAEAAAEISMPTVFGAELSLDHRVLTVLARGPEGYRRLSRLIAEAAMAGGQKGSVSYPELEQVAERLKNHCVVLADPSWVADIPRLTTCFGVDQVVREYPVTMQPSDADDHVLLDHYNNLRAIASARPAAATRHHARLAGAKRALSQRRSLADHYGFSHPMGAPWLRSGDQLARMLPGREKLIDDTLTLAEECAFTLDLVAPRLPDFPVPEGHTEMSYLRAETWRRAQHRYAHHPEAVRDKARSQIEHELSVIEQLNFPGYFLIVCDLVDFCARANILCQGRGSAANSAVCFSLGITNAEPIGAGLLFERFLSPERDGPPDIDIDIESGRREEVIQYVYATHGRERAAQVANVITYRRKGALRDATRALGYPRGVEDAWSKGLSAPPQDVAELAAQFERHPRHLGIHSGGMVICDRPIADVVPTEWARMEGRSVIQWDKDDAASAGLVKFDLLGLGMLEALHHMIDLVAEAGVQVNLWELDLADDKVYDMLSRADAVGVFQVESRAQLATLPRLRPREFFDLVVEVALIRPGPIQGGSVHPYIRRRNGEEPVTYDHPVLKKALAKTLGIPLFQEQLMQIAVDAAGFSGAEADSLRRAMGSKRSVEKMEALHARFTEGLKETNNITGEVAEVLWNKIVAFAAYGFPESHAQSFASLVYFSAWFKCHYPAQFCVGLLRAQPMGFYSPQSLIQDARRHGITILPVCVNHSGAQARVVDGAIRIGLNLIKGLGQKAAERIEAHAPYDSVADVARRAELSVAQAEALARAGALDIFGLTRRQAQWQAGVAATEKHGMLPGMSAISAPALPGMNSFEMMVADIASTGVSHDRQPMAMLRSQLAAAGVCTAAELSTVEDGTRVRVAGVITHRQRPQTASGLTFLGLEDETGLINAMISVGLWARQKRLARTAKALIIRGQVQNASGAVTLVADRLEDIDVGQWLSRGARDFR
- a CDS encoding metal ABC transporter substrate-binding protein → MKRVHLPVALVVIPAAGLGLAACSTEAESGGGEGPLTIYATTGYLADTAAHIAPEAEITTMVGPGGDPHTYQPTTPDIQKLRDSDAVLWNGLNLEAQMTDQLSSLGESQVAVGEELPEEMLLPGEDDYYDPHIWNSSEAWSVVIDVVADHLREIDPDNAEEYEDNAEAYQKEFADAAAEAAEHLNDLDAPRVLVTGHDAFNYFGESFDLEVHATDVISTEASLSATELSELADFIAEREVPVIFQDNQANPQAVTALKEAIAARGHDVRISDEELFADTLGPEAPVDTHIGALLHNATVISEELNR
- a CDS encoding metal ABC transporter permease, whose amino-acid sequence is MFLLSVWVVALATALTSALSGIFVVLRQQSMLIDGLGHAVFPGIVLGYFFTRDLQSPLLLLGATIAGLVVVVGTEWLKNTGLVAGDAPLGLVFPALFAVGVIIVSSEFASLHLDTHTVLVGDLNLVAFDRLVIGGLDLGPTYLYIMLAVLLFNVVVLAALWPQLVISTFDPDGASVLGIRRGLIHGVYMLIVALTVTAAFYAAGALLVIALVIAPAATAQVFCTRLAPLTIWTLVIAAVAATSGFFFALVLNVATSATMAVIYGLIFAVVLVVHHWRSVRVSAKVPRTA
- a CDS encoding metal ABC transporter permease, yielding MTLWEQFAQMVTNHTYLMTTATSAIIGATAGTLGVFTYLRRQAMLADVISHAALPGTMIAFLALSAAGLPLRHLAGLLLGAVIVGTAAVYLTRWISRLTTVRHDAAMAIVLSTTFGFGMVLMQHISQNPYPDKGGIQDYLFGNAASITRSDLHISLLISAVVLAVVVVVFKELILHTFDPDQSRLLGFRAGVLDLLLTASIVVATVIGVKTVGLVLMVAFVITPPVIARQWTGRPSSMALLSGVVGLVASLVGSYLSLAYGPLPTGPIIVIVLAVLMVVSLTLSPRARRQRRGVRKEAACSSSVSG
- a CDS encoding metal-dependent transcriptional regulator is translated as MHVNDLPEITQDYLKVIWNIVETTGEPAAAGKISQATGQKKSTTSEALKRLAEQGLVNHEPYTGITLTDLGDQLAAAMVWRHRLIEVFLVEVLGYRWDEVHDDAEILEHSVTDRFMERLDAHLGHPARDPHGDPIPRSDNPGEPLSHITLAEAEGETVVEQVDDRDPELLRYLADHHIAPGTTVRVDKVVAGLATVTVIAGGANRTVTLAEAVLSDIRVHPTPRC
- a CDS encoding metal ABC transporter ATP-binding protein, translating into MSVALAVTDLSVTYGTTRALKEISCTVPEGSITGLIGPNGSGKSTFAKAILGLTPHSGTVSFFDQPQREVLASGGLVGYMPQSSAVDLDFPVTVADVVLMGTYGRLGWFRRPGRRERREAIKAMEMTGVEDLAHRQIGQLSGGQRQRVFLARALVQEPRMLVLDEPFAGIDLASEAAIIDVLRQLRDTTILIVHHDLGTVRELCDYAVVLKQGELVAAGRNVLDQSTLAYAYDLPEFS